From one Gadus morhua chromosome 8, gadMor3.0, whole genome shotgun sequence genomic stretch:
- the LOC115548844 gene encoding phospholipid scramblase 3, producing MHLHHYRGVNLRVMSAVTTQPLPYGGLEREKHIETFLRTLNGQSRPVRNPQGSPKAPPRQEPPDGGSERVLSGLATGRPWENGIGLQQRNRLSEEEEDGLQLDPMAALESASQLHVTAGPDLQGPQCVPRRIYSISTGGSSEQLFVTVEESSCMCLQCCGPARSCSLQGFDRQGQRLFYFERPLRVDACCLGCCLMEMRAYSHQDLLLGTVRQRWSMFTPLLEVCDSEGTPTTRILGPCWPSRCAATQQFQAVSLMGERIGTIWKRWPGFNNEFNMDHEYFGLEMLQNMDSSTKLLLLAATFLLNYMFFEMS from the exons atgcacctccaccactaccggGGTGTCAACCTCAGAGTGATGTCTGCAGTGACTACACAGCCCCTCCCCTATGgtggcctggagagagagaagcacatTGAGACATTCTTAAGGACGCTCAATGGTCAGAGCAGGCCCGTCCGTAATCCTCAAGGCTCGCCTAAAGCCCCGCCCCGCCAAGAGCCCCCTGATGGGGGGTCAGAGAGGGTCCTTTCAGGGCTGGCTACTGGGAGACCCTGGGAGAACGGCATTGGGCTTCAGCAGAGGAACAGACTgagtgaagaagaggaagatggtCTTCAGCTAGACCCCATGGCTGCCTTGGAGTCAGCAAGCCAACTGCATGTCACAGCCGGGCCTGACCTGCAAG GTCCACAATGTGTTCCCAGAAGGATCTACAGCATTTCCACCGGGGGAAGCAGCGAGCAACTGTTTGTGACTGTAGAAG AGAGTTCTTGTATGTGCCTTCAGTGTTGTGGCCCAGCTCGTTCCTGCTCCCTGCAAGGTTTCGACCGCCAGGGCCAACGgctcttttattttgaaaggccCCTCAGGGTGGATGCCTGCTGCCTAGGCTGCTGCCTTATGGAAATGAGGGCCTACTCCCATCAGGACCTCCTCCTTGGCACCGTACGACAGAG GTGGAGTATGTTCACTCCTCTGCTGGAGGTGTGCGACTCAGAGGGAACTCCTACCACCAGGATCCTAGGCCCCTGTTGGCCCTCACGCTGCGCTGCCACCCAGCAGTTCCAG GCAGTCTCATTGATGGGGGAGAGAATTGGCACAATATGGAAGAGATGGCCGGGCTTCAACAATGAGTTTAACATGGACCACGAGTACTTTGGGCTGGAGA TGCTGCAGAATATGGACTCGTCTACCAAGTTGCTTCTGCTAGCCGCTACCTTCTTATTG AATTACATGTTCTTCGAGATGAGTTGA
- the chrng gene encoding acetylcholine receptor subunit gamma: MDCGCLLSFLFMLCGISTTASAVNLEDELFRDLMKGYNKNIRPMEQSGDITKVYIKMTLTNLISLSEKEEALTTNVWIEMQWCDYRLRWDQAPRSALYGDITHELRIPSKRIWLPDVILENNVDGQFEVALYCNALVSPNGCVYWLPPAIYRSACPIVVNYFPFDWQNCSMVFRSETYSANEVELYLKEEDNHTLEWVDIDPEAFTENGEWAIKHRPAKKLINPLYTKDDLQYQEVVFFLIIQRKPLFYIINIIAPCVLFSSLGLLVFFLPAKAGGQKCTMSITTLLGQTVFLFLIAKKVPETSKAVPLIGKYLMFVISFTTMVVMNCVVVLNVSLRTPNTHKMSDRVRRIFLNILPRLLRMQMKPWTPDGGDAVGDWAGGKDPHPAGMGVHQRRRSSMGLMVKAEEYVLKTARTELMFSRLRERQGLIRTVFEKLYGDLEDVNAEKLENSLATISPELKQCVASCKHIAETAQGQNRFQNENEEWFLLARVIDRVCFIVMALIFSIGTVGIFLMGHFNQPPSMPFPGDPRRFLPPLGNMTGVGTGAEG; this comes from the exons CATCTGCAGTGAACCTGGAGGACGAGCTCTTTAGGGACCTGATGAAGGGCTACAACAAAAACATTCGGCCCATGGAGCAGAGCGGGGACATCACAAAGGTCTACATCAAGATGACCCTCACCAATCTCATCTCGCTG AGTGAAAAGGAGGAGGCCCTAACCACCAACGTTTGGATAGAAATG CAATGGTGTGACTACCGGCTGAGATGGGACCAGGCCCCCAGGTCTGCCCTATACGGGGACATCACCCACGAGCTCCGCATCCCCTCCAAGAGGATATGGCTGCCTGACGTCATCCTGGAGAACAA TGTGGATGGACAGTTTGAGGTTGCACTTTACTGCAACGCGTTGGTTTCCCCCAACGGCTGCGTGTACTGGTTACCTCCGGCCATCTACCGCAGTGCCTGCCCCATCGTGGTCAACTACTTCCCCTTCGACTGGCAGAACTGCTCCATGGTCTTCCG CTCCGAGACATACAGTGCCAATGAAGTAGAACTTTATCTCAAAGAGGAAGACAACCACACGTTAGAATGGGTGGATATTGACCCAGAGGCCTTTACAG AGAACGGAGAGTGGGCGATCAAACACAGACCAGCCAAGAAGCTGATCAACCCGCTGTACACAAAGGACGACCTGCAGTACCAGGAGGTGgtcttcttcctcatcatccAGAGGAAGCCCCTGTTctacatcatcaacatcatcgcTCCCTGCgtgctcttctcctccctcggCCTGCTGGTCTTCTTCCTGCCTGCTAAAG CCGGTGGCCAAAAATGTACAATGTCCATCACCACACTGCTGGGACAGACTGTGTTTCTCTTCCTCATCGCCAAGAAGGTTCCAGAGACCTCCAAGGCCGTACCCCTGATTGGAAA GTACCTCATGTTTGTGATATCCTTCACCACCATGGTTGTGATGAACTGCGTGGTAGTCCTCAACGTGTCCCTGAGAACCCCCAACACCCATAAGATGAGCGACAGAGTGCGGAGG ATCTTCCTCAACATCCTGCCGCGTCTGCTGAGGATGCAGATGAAGCCCTGGACGCCTGACGGGGGGGATGCGGTCGGCGACTGGGCGGGGGGTAAGGACCCCCATCCGGCGGGGATGGGGGTCCACCAGCGCCGCCGCAGCTCCATGGGGCTGATGGTGAAGGCGGAGGAGTACGTCCTGAAGACCGCCCGCACAGAGCTGATGTTCTCCAGGCTCCGGGAGAGGCAGGGCCTCATAAGGACGGTCTTTGAGAagctgt ATGGCGATCTGGAAGATGTCAATGCAGAGAAGCTTGAGAACAGCCTGGCTACGATATCTCCCGAGCTGAAGCAGTGTGTGGCCTCCTGCAAACACATTGCAGAGACCGCTCAGGGGCAGAATCGCTTCCAGAAT GAGAATGAAGAGTGGTTCCTGCTCGCCAGGGTGATTGACAGGGTGTGTTTCATCGTCATGGCGCTGATATTCTCTATCGGAACCGTTGGGATTTTTCTCATGGGGCATTTCAACCAGCCCCCCTCCATGCCCTTCCCCGGGGATCCCAGGAGGTTCCTGCCCCCGCTGGGCAACATGACCGGGGTCGGGACGGGAGCAGAGGGCTGA